From the genome of Geminocystis herdmanii PCC 6308, one region includes:
- the csx2 gene encoding TIGR02221 family CRISPR-associated protein codes for MILLSFLGTGKYELTSYTWQDQQYETEYVIEAIASFMKVKEIKVFTTKEATKAHGEQLRNKINNKFKLSYIEIPSGTEEDDLWKLFDKVVESVEKDSEIIFDITHAFRSIPVIVLLAAAFLEKARNVNIKGVYYGQYNKEKNESPIFDLTPAIKLLDWLTATDTFINTGSSQKLGQLLADIQIDFFKSGKAKKEEIKPNKLRNFGSAIATISENIEFIRPVELLESAQKLKRMSGKEIREEVGIFAKPFELIIDKIEQDYAQFAIEKSAESDYQLIIKKHYLLIKWYVEKGLGTQAILLSREWLVTTLAILENTNYLDKDERKNIENQLNAISGNNPDRLKLYEQKITKHVADIKQLDDTWSQLGRNRNNIAHCQMNAEQFSSKILHQYAQKLPQILADLFPQLHLT; via the coding sequence ATGATTTTACTAAGTTTTCTCGGTACTGGCAAATACGAATTAACCTCCTATACATGGCAAGATCAACAGTATGAAACTGAATATGTTATAGAAGCGATCGCATCTTTTATGAAGGTAAAAGAAATTAAAGTTTTTACTACTAAAGAAGCAACAAAAGCTCATGGAGAGCAACTAAGAAATAAAATCAATAATAAATTTAAATTATCTTATATTGAGATACCATCAGGTACAGAAGAAGATGATCTATGGAAGTTATTTGATAAAGTAGTAGAATCAGTGGAAAAAGATAGCGAAATTATCTTTGATATTACTCATGCTTTTCGATCGATCCCCGTCATTGTTTTACTCGCCGCCGCCTTCCTCGAAAAAGCCCGAAATGTAAACATAAAAGGCGTTTATTATGGACAATATAACAAAGAAAAAAATGAATCCCCTATATTTGACTTAACCCCAGCCATTAAACTACTAGATTGGTTAACCGCTACCGATACATTTATTAATACGGGATCATCGCAAAAATTAGGACAATTATTAGCAGATATTCAGATAGATTTTTTCAAATCAGGTAAAGCTAAAAAAGAAGAAATAAAACCCAACAAATTAAGAAATTTTGGCAGTGCGATCGCAACTATTTCAGAAAATATAGAGTTTATTCGCCCCGTAGAATTGTTAGAATCCGCCCAGAAACTTAAAAGAATGTCAGGGAAAGAAATAAGAGAAGAAGTTGGTATTTTTGCCAAACCCTTTGAACTAATTATCGATAAAATTGAACAAGATTACGCCCAATTTGCCATCGAAAAATCCGCCGAATCAGACTATCAACTAATCATCAAAAAACACTACTTATTAATCAAATGGTATGTAGAAAAAGGCTTAGGCACTCAAGCAATTTTATTGTCAAGAGAATGGTTAGTAACAACTTTAGCCATCTTAGAAAATACCAATTATTTAGATAAAGATGAGCGGAAAAATATCGAAAATCAACTAAACGCTATTAGTGGGAATAATCCCGATCGACTCAAACTTTATGAGCAAAAAATAACTAAACACGTTGCCGATATTAAACAACTAGATGATACTTGGTCACAATTAGGAAGAAATAGAAATAATATCGCCCATTGTCAAATGAATGCTGAACAATTTTCTAGTAAAATTTTACATCAATACGCCCAAAAATTACCGCAAATTTTAGCGGATTTATTTCCGCAACTTCACCTAACTTAA
- the csx18 gene encoding CRISPR-associated protein Csx18, which translates to MNFALVRTIVRFRSVLISIVNAGITWIILIIAPLGLFTVIVCTVAVFLSTLTLGLVGDFFLLRMLRQGRFNGVNGGEEELPFADSELPSVRYSESIRRRNNY; encoded by the coding sequence ATGAATTTTGCATTAGTTAGAACTATTGTGCGTTTTCGTAGTGTATTGATTTCGATCGTCAATGCTGGAATTACTTGGATTATTTTAATTATTGCTCCATTGGGATTATTTACGGTAATTGTTTGTACAGTGGCGGTGTTTTTGAGTACTTTGACTTTAGGTTTAGTGGGAGATTTTTTCTTATTGAGGATGTTGAGACAGGGGAGATTTAATGGTGTAAATGGTGGTGAGGAAGAGCTTCCATTTGCAGATTCCGAGTTACCTTCGGTGAGATATTCTGAGTCTATAAGAAGGAGAAATAATTATTAG
- the cas6 gene encoding CRISPR system precrRNA processing endoribonuclease RAMP protein Cas6 gives MLIKSKWTLKVNKLTLLPCAYNVVLVKNLYQKMYLDFVNIAIPEITFSGIIGNYKKEGDFYCLSPDEEYYFSLSGLETNASHAIKNLQLNSSLDFLGVNFEIINRENQITSYEELYSNLVANDPQGIKEYNIQFLSPTSFAQGKTKLPLPIPSLMFRSWLDKWNYFCNIYLGGDELTQYLSENIYLNYYRLYSRQHYISQQKITGFTGEIKLKIPLKIDDLLANVANLLIHYADYCGTGIKTRLGMGNTFLTTFN, from the coding sequence ATGTTAATCAAATCAAAATGGACATTAAAAGTAAATAAATTAACCCTATTACCTTGTGCTTATAATGTGGTTTTGGTTAAAAATTTATATCAAAAAATGTACTTAGATTTTGTCAATATTGCTATTCCTGAGATAACTTTTTCGGGGATAATTGGCAACTATAAAAAGGAAGGAGATTTTTACTGTTTATCTCCCGATGAAGAATATTATTTTTCATTATCTGGTTTAGAAACTAATGCTAGTCATGCCATTAAAAATTTACAGTTAAATTCATCTTTAGACTTTTTAGGAGTGAATTTTGAAATAATTAATAGAGAAAATCAGATAACTTCTTATGAAGAATTATATAGTAATTTAGTAGCAAATGATCCCCAAGGAATTAAGGAATATAATATTCAATTTTTAAGCCCTACTTCCTTCGCCCAAGGCAAAACAAAATTACCTTTACCTATCCCTAGTTTAATGTTTCGTAGTTGGTTAGATAAATGGAATTATTTTTGCAATATTTATTTAGGTGGAGACGAATTAACACAATATTTATCAGAAAATATTTATCTTAATTATTATCGTTTATATAGTCGTCAACATTATATCAGTCAACAAAAAATAACGGGGTTTACAGGCGAAATTAAGCTCAAAATTCCCTTAAAAATTGATGATTTATTAGCTAATGTCGCTAATCTTTTAATTCATTATGCTGATTATTGTGGTACGGGCATAAAAACTCGTTTAGGTATGGGTAACACATTTTTAACTACTTTTAATTAA
- the csm5 gene encoding type III-A CRISPR-associated RAMP protein Csm5, producing MTTTTLQPLTFTKNYQTAKIRLTTPILRIGGAVSQLNPYEYIQTSSKVYLPNQEALARVLLQRGKLHQYIQKIEDKEDIKPLLDDIDENWHNLTDDYGNLIFPPIGISRKWVDGKITDLRPMIRNGFGEPYIPGSSIKGAIRSSIAFFLLKHQETYNTPIRISQIEARLREKIDNGELRRQAKFADDRLFMSDLFENFSLKYNNKNYNPRTGPNTDFLRALNISDSLPLLEEKIPNKKTGKSKTYNIPVTTEVIVSSHFQDNNAKYKASLYTEMIFNVRTEFTINLDLEMLSWFNHNQNMRLPFNNLEELMNICQEFSQTQWDGEYDYWNNINDNKHQGKDLDFELIRNFYEEEKCPYQLRLGWGTGMGGTTINWLIDDDLRGEIRDTCGLKAPNFQAPKSRRTILNREADIRYIPGWAKLKII from the coding sequence ATGACTACAACCACTTTACAACCCCTAACCTTCACCAAAAACTATCAAACCGCCAAGATACGTTTAACCACCCCCATTTTAAGAATTGGTGGCGCTGTCTCTCAACTTAATCCCTATGAATATATACAGACATCAAGCAAGGTTTATTTGCCTAATCAGGAAGCCTTAGCCAGAGTTTTACTACAGAGGGGTAAATTACACCAGTATATCCAAAAAATCGAAGATAAAGAAGATATTAAACCCCTTTTAGACGATATTGACGAAAATTGGCATAATTTAACCGATGATTACGGTAATCTGATTTTTCCCCCTATTGGTATTAGTCGTAAATGGGTTGATGGTAAAATTACTGACTTACGCCCTATGATTCGCAACGGTTTTGGTGAGCCTTATATACCCGGTAGTAGTATTAAAGGTGCAATCAGAAGTTCGATCGCATTTTTCTTATTAAAACATCAAGAAACCTATAATACTCCCATAAGAATTAGTCAAATAGAAGCCCGATTAAGAGAAAAAATCGATAATGGAGAATTAAGAAGACAAGCAAAATTTGCCGATGATAGACTATTTATGAGCGATTTATTTGAGAATTTTTCCCTCAAATATAACAATAAAAATTATAACCCAAGAACAGGACCCAATACCGACTTTTTAAGAGCTTTAAATATTAGTGATTCTTTACCATTACTAGAGGAAAAAATACCTAATAAAAAAACAGGAAAAAGCAAAACTTATAATATTCCTGTTACCACCGAAGTAATTGTTTCCAGTCATTTTCAAGATAATAATGCTAAATATAAAGCCTCCTTATATACAGAAATGATATTTAATGTGCGTACTGAATTTACGATTAATCTTGACTTAGAAATGTTATCTTGGTTTAACCATAATCAGAATATGAGATTACCCTTTAATAATTTGGAAGAATTAATGAACATTTGTCAGGAATTTAGTCAAACTCAATGGGATGGAGAATATGATTATTGGAATAATATTAACGATAATAAACATCAAGGAAAAGACTTAGATTTTGAGTTAATTAGAAATTTTTATGAAGAAGAAAAATGTCCTTATCAACTAAGATTAGGATGGGGTACTGGTATGGGAGGTACGACAATTAATTGGTTAATCGATGATGATTTAAGAGGCGAAATAAGAGATACTTGTGGTTTAAAAGCCCCTAATTTTCAAGCACCAAAATCCCGTCGCACCATCCTTAATCGTGAGGCAGATATTCGTTATATACCGGGTTGGGCAAAGTTAAAAATTATTTAA
- the csm2 gene encoding type III-A CRISPR-associated protein Csm2: MNSKEAILNSLKQAKTFKEYPIRDLVNHSEEFGRFLKNQRLETNQIRKFLDAINRLKVKLTQGGENKSETDLFQLVEPEIVLLKPKLAYAAARVDAAKPLSDVMAQVIDKVQSLDDFDRLVQFIESIIAYHKAAGGK; this comes from the coding sequence ATGAATAGCAAAGAAGCAATTTTAAATTCTTTAAAACAAGCAAAAACATTTAAAGAGTATCCTATCCGAGATTTAGTTAATCATTCAGAAGAATTTGGAAGATTTTTAAAAAATCAACGTTTAGAAACTAACCAAATTCGCAAGTTTTTAGACGCAATTAATCGTCTCAAAGTTAAACTAACTCAAGGAGGAGAAAACAAGAGTGAAACAGATTTATTTCAATTAGTTGAACCTGAAATTGTCTTGCTTAAGCCCAAATTAGCCTACGCCGCCGCTAGGGTGGATGCCGCTAAACCCTTAAGTGACGTTATGGCACAAGTCATCGACAAGGTTCAATCCTTAGATGATTTCGATCGTTTAGTTCAATTTATCGAGTCTATCATTGCCTATCATAAAGCCGCAGGAGGAAAATAA
- the csm4 gene encoding type III-A CRISPR-associated RAMP protein Csm4, with translation MSNWKLIHLNFGKHLAHFGEVGIGLEETQERVKSDTLFSALIISYARLFGKKEVEDLLTQLNQNPTLFRHSSTFIYRRNNDRFTYYLPKPLLFPQNYPVGNDLDFTKTYKKIKYLPLIIWQKWYQKEGFTQKDQQELIDKTQAKKIDTQYLHQQGLFDYQNNFNIQKFPKVAVDRNDSSTNFYHTGFVQYNYENDQEYSGLYFLINFDENTKELEIKICAALHLLAEEGIGGERSSGAGRFTPEWLELPLQWQEIIHFNSGDFYSLMSLFWDSSIYSEITAQSYYEIQERGGWIASPFSGRQLRRKMIRMFTEGSVFSSMPQGELADVTPLDFKKVHTVYRSGISLSLPIQAQLTSIS, from the coding sequence ATGTCTAATTGGAAACTCATTCATCTCAATTTTGGTAAACACTTAGCCCATTTTGGCGAGGTAGGTATTGGCTTAGAAGAAACTCAAGAAAGAGTTAAATCAGATACTCTCTTTAGTGCCTTAATTATCTCCTACGCCCGTTTATTCGGAAAAAAAGAAGTAGAAGATTTATTGACTCAACTTAATCAAAATCCTACTTTATTTCGTCATAGTTCTACTTTTATTTATCGAAGGAATAACGATAGATTTACTTATTATTTACCAAAACCTTTATTATTTCCGCAAAATTATCCTGTAGGCAATGATTTAGATTTTACTAAAACCTATAAAAAAATCAAATATTTACCCTTGATAATTTGGCAAAAATGGTATCAAAAAGAAGGTTTTACTCAAAAAGATCAACAGGAGTTAATCGACAAAACTCAAGCAAAAAAAATAGATACTCAATATTTACATCAACAGGGATTATTTGATTATCAAAATAACTTTAATATTCAGAAATTTCCGAAAGTGGCAGTCGATCGAAATGATAGCAGTACAAACTTTTATCATACAGGTTTTGTCCAGTACAATTATGAAAATGATCAAGAATATTCAGGCTTATATTTTCTGATTAATTTTGACGAAAATACTAAAGAATTAGAGATAAAAATATGTGCCGCTTTACACCTTTTAGCAGAAGAAGGAATAGGCGGAGAAAGATCAAGTGGTGCAGGAAGATTTACTCCTGAATGGTTAGAATTACCCTTACAATGGCAAGAAATTATTCATTTTAATAGTGGTGATTTTTACAGTTTAATGAGTCTATTTTGGGATTCCTCTATTTATTCAGAAATTACCGCTCAAAGCTATTACGAAATACAAGAAAGAGGAGGATGGATAGCCTCACCTTTTTCGGGAAGACAATTAAGGCGGAAAATGATACGAATGTTTACAGAAGGTTCAGTCTTTTCGTCTATGCCTCAAGGGGAATTAGCAGATGTAACCCCTCTTGACTTCAAAAAAGTTCACACAGTCTATCGTAGCGGTATCAGCCTATCTTTACCGATTCAAGCCCAACTAACGTCTATATCCTAG
- a CDS encoding putative CRISPR-associated protein, translating to METIIMTVGTSLRTNKDINLTPDKKRPWHNKNTFSNELVIENIEGAIAWMKATDLDLISAETNTFFHLNLQEKDEIILLHSATKSGEECAKILRLFFTELGQKDVEIIQIPEVNYEIDVNGNILEKMANLLAELIKNAKGNVTLAATGGFKAESMIMALAGNIYQVPVCYIHEQYKSLIYLPFLSSDGKVSYGNYKAELPHSTRNRNDIFNLQEGVQHHRPRTWNKAKKILSEIPWIDNVYFDKKAFSAPRNNFKLSNYKTQNNCYIFWLYLYQDENNTMGVSIETTGYNERHLEEAIRELRERLGHLF from the coding sequence ATGGAAACAATTATCATGACAGTAGGTACATCTTTAAGAACTAATAAAGATATTAACTTAACACCTGACAAAAAACGCCCTTGGCATAACAAAAATACTTTTAGCAATGAATTAGTAATCGAAAATATCGAAGGTGCGATCGCATGGATGAAAGCCACAGATTTAGATTTAATTAGTGCGGAAACTAACACATTTTTTCATCTCAATTTACAAGAAAAAGATGAGATAATTTTATTACACTCCGCCACTAAATCAGGAGAAGAATGTGCTAAAATTTTACGTTTATTTTTCACTGAATTAGGTCAAAAAGACGTTGAAATTATACAAATACCAGAGGTTAATTATGAGATAGATGTTAATGGTAATATCCTAGAAAAAATGGCTAATTTACTAGCCGAATTAATCAAAAATGCCAAAGGCAATGTCACCCTTGCGGCAACGGGAGGATTTAAAGCTGAATCGATGATTATGGCATTGGCAGGAAATATTTATCAAGTGCCTGTTTGCTATATTCATGAGCAGTATAAGAGCTTAATTTACCTTCCTTTTTTATCGTCTGATGGTAAAGTGAGTTATGGTAATTATAAGGCAGAATTACCCCATTCTACAAGGAATAGAAACGATATTTTTAATCTTCAAGAAGGGGTACAACATCATCGCCCTAGAACATGGAATAAAGCTAAAAAAATTCTTTCAGAAATTCCTTGGATTGATAACGTTTATTTCGATAAAAAAGCCTTTTCTGCTCCTCGTAATAATTTTAAATTATCTAACTATAAAACTCAAAATAATTGTTATATTTTTTGGCTTTATTTATACCAAGATGAAAATAATACAATGGGAGTTTCGATCGAAACAACAGGCTATAATGAAAGACATTTAGAAGAAGCCATACGAGAATTAAGAGAGCGTTTAGGACATTTATTTTAG
- a CDS encoding Uma2 family endonuclease, with protein MEILVEKKVSFEDYLKYDNEDNKYELFEGELNLMTPPTGFHALIINRLTKLIEEEINRLNLDWYGLQGIGIRTGIRRSRLPDLTIINQPQLKEILKISAVLETPPLLVIEIVSPESEIRDYRYKRSEYSAMGIPEYWIVDPNRETMTILQLQEGMYEQISVLDTGQISSRVFPEIQIKPENLFNL; from the coding sequence ATGGAAATTTTAGTAGAAAAGAAAGTTAGTTTTGAAGATTATTTAAAGTATGATAATGAAGATAATAAATATGAATTGTTTGAAGGAGAATTAAATTTAATGACTCCCCCGACAGGATTTCATGCCTTAATTATTAATCGATTAACCAAATTAATTGAAGAAGAAATAAATCGCTTAAATTTAGATTGGTATGGCTTACAGGGCATCGGAATAAGAACAGGAATTAGACGCTCTCGGTTGCCCGATTTAACTATTATTAATCAACCACAACTGAAGGAAATTTTAAAAATTTCTGCGGTATTAGAAACACCTCCTTTATTAGTCATAGAAATTGTTAGTCCAGAATCGGAAATTAGAGATTATCGCTATAAAAGAAGTGAGTATAGTGCTATGGGTATTCCTGAATATTGGATTGTCGATCCTAATAGAGAAACAATGACTATTTTGCAGTTACAAGAGGGGATGTATGAACAAATATCAGTCCTAGATACGGGACAAATTTCCTCAAGAGTTTTCCCCGAAATTCAGATTAAACCTGAAAATCTTTTTAACCTTTAA
- the cas1 gene encoding CRISPR-associated endonuclease Cas1, which translates to MTALYLTEPGTKVHYKNQTFTIKKNNTYTCRLSELELVVVLPGVQLTDVVIAILLDQGIEAIFLRQDGQFRGRLQSGFASNPLIRLAQYRTVETSFGLGFAQKFAYGKIRNQRSLLQIKNRATKGKIPQLSESIDTINAYQLQLKNITTPLTRDELMGIEGISARNYYQALQHFFPSQWQFNGRNRRPPKDPINALLSWGYGVLLARIFAVCVKAGLDPYLGFFHSIQPYRPNLVLDLMEEFRPVLVDYAVISLIQSHTLDIADFQPSPDGEGIWLGITAKKLLLRELEERMNQYLLYPPQNRKLKLNQIFLEQARMLARCLLESSLDYEPFFVK; encoded by the coding sequence ATGACAGCCCTATATTTAACCGAACCCGGTACAAAAGTACACTATAAAAATCAAACCTTTACCATCAAAAAAAATAACACCTATACTTGTCGTCTTAGTGAGTTAGAATTAGTCGTAGTATTACCCGGCGTACAATTAACCGATGTCGTCATTGCTATTTTATTAGATCAAGGTATAGAAGCCATTTTCCTCAGACAAGATGGACAATTTCGAGGAAGATTACAAAGCGGTTTTGCCTCCAATCCCCTCATTCGTCTAGCACAATATCGCACCGTAGAAACATCCTTCGGTTTAGGATTTGCCCAAAAATTCGCCTACGGTAAAATTCGCAATCAACGTTCATTATTACAAATCAAAAATCGAGCAACCAAAGGAAAAATCCCTCAATTATCAGAATCCATAGACACCATCAATGCTTATCAACTACAACTGAAAAACATTACTACTCCCCTAACCAGAGACGAATTAATGGGTATTGAAGGAATTTCCGCCAGAAACTATTATCAAGCCTTACAACACTTTTTCCCTAGCCAATGGCAATTCAACGGTAGAAATCGTCGTCCTCCCAAAGATCCCATCAACGCCTTACTCAGTTGGGGTTATGGCGTTTTATTAGCCCGTATTTTCGCCGTCTGTGTCAAAGCTGGATTAGATCCCTATTTAGGCTTTTTTCATTCCATACAACCCTATCGCCCCAACCTAGTTTTAGATTTGATGGAGGAATTTCGCCCCGTTTTAGTGGATTATGCGGTTATTTCCCTCATTCAATCCCACACCTTAGACATAGCTGATTTTCAACCTTCCCCTGATGGAGAGGGAATCTGGCTAGGCATTACCGCCAAAAAATTATTATTACGAGAATTAGAAGAAAGGATGAACCAATACTTATTATATCCTCCTCAAAATCGTAAACTGAAACTCAATCAAATATTTCTCGAACAAGCCCGAATGTTAGCCCGATGTTTACTAGAATCAAGTTTAGACTATGAACCCTTTTTCGTTAAATAA
- the csm3 gene encoding type III-A CRISPR-associated RAMP protein Csm3, whose translation MAQVINKPQRNLLGKIIIKSDIVVKTGLHIGGGAENLDIGGLDKPVIRDPITLQPYLPGSSIKGKLRSLLERMLNKPLNRSGGSGTYRYESDDVETGYSDVQGNLVLFQGAKTCELSRVFGSTGKDCWIEKTVADSQQLDYKTTKTIEGKEYVKIKGRNYSARLIVRDAHLKADSAQRLQSIDTGLYMTEWKFENGIDRVTSAANPRQLERVPAGAMFEFEMVYTVEDETQVEQDLGNLAIALKILEDDALGGHGSRGYGKIDFTNFNIKYRTLDFYRQAILGQKDDQSLLDNIGNTDNLLERFQEVKGLLNPRQN comes from the coding sequence ATGGCACAAGTTATCAACAAACCCCAAAGAAATTTATTAGGTAAAATTATCATCAAAAGTGACATTGTTGTTAAGACTGGACTACATATCGGAGGCGGTGCAGAAAACCTTGATATAGGCGGTTTAGATAAACCAGTGATTCGAGATCCTATTACTTTACAACCATATTTACCCGGTTCATCCATTAAGGGAAAATTGCGATCGCTCTTAGAAAGAATGTTGAATAAACCCCTCAACCGTTCGGGAGGAAGTGGTACATACCGTTATGAAAGTGATGATGTAGAAACTGGTTATAGTGATGTGCAAGGTAATTTAGTCTTGTTTCAAGGGGCGAAAACCTGCGAATTAAGTAGAGTTTTTGGCTCAACGGGGAAGGATTGTTGGATTGAAAAAACCGTTGCCGATAGTCAACAACTCGATTATAAGACGACAAAAACCATCGAGGGTAAAGAATACGTCAAAATCAAAGGGCGAAATTACAGCGCTCGATTAATCGTCAGAGATGCCCATTTAAAAGCAGATTCAGCTCAACGTTTACAAAGTATCGACACTGGCTTATATATGACTGAGTGGAAATTTGAAAATGGCATCGATCGAGTTACCTCCGCCGCCAACCCTCGTCAACTAGAGCGTGTACCTGCTGGTGCTATGTTTGAGTTTGAAATGGTTTATACCGTAGAAGACGAAACCCAAGTTGAACAAGATTTAGGCAACCTTGCCATCGCCCTTAAAATTTTAGAAGATGATGCTCTAGGGGGGCATGGTTCGAGGGGATACGGCAAAATAGACTTTACTAACTTTAACATAAAATATCGCACCCTCGACTTTTATCGTCAAGCGATTTTAGGGCAAAAAGATGATCAATCTCTCCTTGATAATATTGGCAATACAGACAATTTATTAGAGAGATTTCAAGAAGTAAAAGGATTATTAAATCCAAGACAAAATTAG